A single region of the Pseudomonas sp. GGS8 genome encodes:
- the ltaE gene encoding low-specificity L-threonine aldolase — protein sequence MSVIDLRSDTVTQPTAGMLDAMANAATGDDVYGEDPTVNRLEAELANQLGFAAALFVPTGTMSNLLGLMAHCERGDEYIVGQQAHTYKYEGGGAAVLGSIQPQPLEVQADGSLDLAQVAAAIKPDDFHFARTRLLALENTMQGKVLPLEYLAQARRFTREQGLALHLDGARLYNAAVKLGVDAREITQHFDSVSVCLSKGLGAPVGSVLCGSVELIAKARRLRKMVGGGMRQAGILAAAGLYALDNNIQRLADDHANAQWLAEGLRAAGYEVEPVQTNMVYVQMGDKAEAIKAFAATRGVKLSAAGRLRMVTHLDVSRAQIEQVVATFVEFSRI from the coding sequence ATGAGCGTTATCGATCTTCGCAGCGACACCGTCACTCAACCGACCGCAGGGATGCTCGACGCGATGGCCAATGCGGCCACCGGTGACGACGTTTATGGCGAAGATCCGACGGTCAATCGTCTGGAAGCCGAGCTTGCAAATCAGTTGGGTTTTGCCGCGGCGCTGTTTGTCCCGACGGGCACCATGAGCAACCTGCTGGGCTTGATGGCTCACTGCGAGCGCGGTGACGAGTACATTGTCGGTCAGCAGGCCCACACTTATAAGTACGAAGGTGGCGGCGCGGCGGTACTCGGTTCGATCCAGCCGCAGCCGCTGGAAGTGCAGGCCGACGGTTCGCTGGACCTGGCGCAAGTCGCCGCCGCGATCAAGCCGGACGACTTCCACTTTGCCCGCACCCGTTTGCTGGCGCTGGAAAACACCATGCAGGGCAAGGTGCTGCCATTGGAGTATCTGGCCCAGGCTCGCCGCTTCACTCGTGAGCAAGGCCTGGCGCTGCATCTGGATGGTGCGCGGCTCTACAACGCGGCGGTCAAGCTGGGTGTCGATGCCCGGGAGATCACTCAGCATTTCGATTCGGTGTCGGTCTGTCTGTCCAAAGGCCTGGGTGCGCCGGTCGGTTCGGTGCTGTGCGGCTCGGTCGAGTTGATCGCCAAGGCTCGGCGTTTGCGCAAGATGGTCGGTGGCGGCATGCGCCAGGCCGGGATTCTCGCGGCGGCAGGGCTGTATGCGCTGGATAATAATATTCAGCGTCTGGCTGACGACCATGCCAACGCACAATGGCTGGCCGAAGGCCTGCGAGCGGCGGGGTATGAGGTCGAGCCGGTGCAGACCAACATGGTTTACGTGCAAATGGGCGACAAGGCCGAAGCGATCAAGGCCTTCGCGGCGACACGCGGGGTCAAGCTCAGCGCTGCCGGTCGTCTGCGAATGGTCACGCACTTGGACGTCAGCCGCGCGCAAATCGAGCAGGTCGTCGCGACATTCGTCGAGTTTTCCCGCATCTGA
- a CDS encoding 6,7-dimethyl-8-ribityllumazine synthase: protein MQPTAIDSKSKNHQGERVAFIQACWHKEIVDQSRKGFVAEMIAQGYQESDIDFFEVGGAFEIPLHAKLLAKSGRYAGIVAAGLVVDGGIYRHEFVAQSVISGLMQVQLETEVPVFSVVLTPHHFHAGEEHQKFFFEHFVHKGQEAAKTCADTLHKTRALRRSEPRALAV, encoded by the coding sequence ATGCAACCCACCGCAATCGATAGCAAAAGCAAAAACCATCAGGGCGAGCGCGTCGCGTTCATCCAGGCCTGCTGGCACAAGGAAATCGTCGATCAGAGCCGTAAAGGCTTCGTCGCCGAAATGATTGCTCAGGGTTATCAGGAGTCGGACATCGATTTCTTCGAAGTCGGCGGCGCCTTTGAAATTCCGTTGCACGCCAAATTGCTGGCCAAGTCCGGTCGTTATGCCGGCATCGTCGCCGCGGGCCTGGTGGTCGATGGCGGTATCTATCGCCACGAATTCGTCGCCCAGTCGGTGATCAGCGGCCTGATGCAGGTTCAACTGGAAACCGAAGTGCCGGTGTTCTCGGTGGTTTTGACCCCGCACCACTTCCATGCCGGTGAAGAACATCAGAAGTTCTTCTTCGAGCATTTCGTGCATAAGGGTCAGGAAGCGGCGAAGACGTGTGCGGATACGCTGCACAAGACTCGCGCATTGCGCCGCAGCGAGCCTCGCGCATTGGCCGTCTAA